The following is a genomic window from Triplophysa rosa linkage group LG11, Trosa_1v2, whole genome shotgun sequence.
CATGGGGCGCGCTGCGTTACGTCATCAAAAAGAGACGGCCAACCTTCGGGGTTGTTGCTAGAAGCCGGCCGgggtgcaaaatctcgccatataattacaataaattacattagctaacgcctactCCTACTCCATTCTAGTCAAAACTAACATTCTGGGCAAAGAACGGGCGAGTGCAAAACGGCGTTTTTGTGCGTTTTgcctagaagggatacagctacctccactgggcatgctcACTTTAATACCGCATAAATTTTGTCACGCTTACAACAGTTAATTGctatttttactatttttattgtaatgttaGGTTTAGTGTTTGGGTAGGTGTAGGCACTAGCtaatgtatattattgtaattttatggcgagattttgcatccCGCCAGGATGTAGCCGTatgccttttttttttttttttagctgtatcccttctagccacaactCATAGGGAGGGATGATAACTTCCTTTTGGAAGTCGTTCCACTCAGAAGTGGTCCCAACTTGAGAGTGAAAGTAAATTATTGAAAATTTTGTAATTGTATACAGAACATAATTTTGTACTATACAAAATGGTTAAATTCAATAACATTTTGCCTTTTAATTAAGTATTTactcaatataaataaatgatatagtATAAAATTATGTCTAATCCAATCAGAATGTCTATCCAATAACAACATTatatacttaaaataaattgcattttaacatATTGACTACACCATGGACTTTAAAGCGATAACCTGAGAACTGACAGGACGCCAGTGTTCCCATATATGGAGTGTCGCCGAAACGCACTGGATTGTGGGTAGGACGTCAGTTCGGCCATAACTGTCTTTCCCAGCGGCTGAAGGAGAGATTTGAAGTCATGACAGGTTTTAGAGGTTTCACTCATCTCTCCGTGAGTCCTCTTTCTCTCCGTCTGCATTGTCTTTTTAGTGTGTATAAATGGCGAGTTTAAAATAAACCCGAGTGTTTGACGATCAGCATACATGTGTCATTCGAGTGTTACAGGCTAGTGTTGCTAGTGCTAGTGTAGTGCAGTAATGAGCCGGTGGTTGACATACAGCCGCTTTCAACTTTCTTCTCCCGGCTAAATAGAATCATCATTTATACAGATCCTTCAGGCTTTTATTCTTGATAATAATTTGCCCTGATGTTTCTTCCGGTTGTAGTTTATATTGTATGTTAATGTCCCTTGTTCTGTTGCGTGTATCAAGGTCAAGACACATTGATACTGTACTTTCAGTGACAGACTGACCTCTCTAACAGGTATTTTACCTGAGAACATGCTGATCCAGGATGAGAATGCCATGTCAAGCACATTTGGAAATCTTGGGACATATgtcaaaattgtattaaatacgTCTGCTTTTCAtcatttaaagcagtggttcttctcaaactttttcgtttgtaaggcccctttgtgtagggtgcatcgctttggtgcccccaaataaagacttataatcttaaacttgaAATTTTAGTTAAGCCAATAACATATTCAGTtctacaatgctgaaacatcaattgtTTTGGTTGGTTTGTTGGcttatgtttgattgcataaaatgtatgctaaatttctatattttataaaatgccacaaaatctatGGCCCCCtcgatccatcttggggcccccagtttgagaaccactgctttgaACTCCAAATTAAAATTGTTGATAATAAATGTGGGGTTAGAGGTTTGGAATTGTCATTTGGAAATTCGTGGACATTCAatttatggatttttttatagggagtataacaatttatatattCCAGGATGTAAAACACTGTGAGGACAGTCTCTAATATAATACATGTATAATCTATATCAAGTTGTCTTTAATGAACTGGAGTTAAATTGGTCCTTAGAAGTGTTTATGAGGCCAGAGGTACTTTAACCAACTTAAAATACCCATAATACACCTCTTCTCAACATATTTGAGGTCATTTATTTCATACGAGTTACATACTAAGTCTAACAAGAGTCTAACAAACCCCCAAACACTTAATGTGAACGATATTAATAGTGATGCTTGCTTAAGCAGACAGCCCTGTTTTCCACAGAGACGTTGTTATGCCGCTGCTGCTAGGAGGAACGAGTCACTGAGTGAACCTCTGGCCACCCGAAAACCTGCGACACCAGCCGTTTTCCCAGCCCAGGATGTTCAGGTGATTGAGGTTTGCTGATGTTATGAGCTCAGATAAGATGAAAGCCTTCACAGCATCAcgctttttcttttcttttttcaccaTGTTTCATGGCTGTGTGGTTTAGGTGTCCAAGCTTCCCAGTGGTCTTCTCGTCGCCTCTCAGGAGAACTACGCCCCAGTCTCTAAAATCGGGGTGTTTGTGAAAGCAGGCAGTCGCTATGAGACCACAGATAACCTGGGTGTCACTCACGTGCTACGATTAGCAGCCAATCTGGTATGTTCTGAGCTTTTAGAAATAATGTCACTGAATACATAATCATACAGCAAGTTGTATTCAGACGTTATGCGATTTATGAATGTGTCATAATGAATTTGTTCTGTGTTTCAGACCACTAAAGGTGCATCTTCCTTCAAGATTTGTCAGGGTCTGGAGGCCGTAGGTGCTGGTCTGAGGTCAGTTATAGATTTACATGAGACCTCCCTAAACACTTTCAGTTAGACAAACTCCAGCAAATCTCTCACTCTCATGTTTGCCTTGTTTCAGTGTGACATCATCGAGGGAACACATGGTTTATTCTCTGGACTTTCTGAGAGATGATTTGTGAGTGTCTCTTTTAAAACATGAGCTGAAGCTGGGCATGACAGCAATTATTTTATCTCACATTTTAATTGTGTTGTTTGGTCTCAAATTAAGCATGTAGGATTATACAGCCCTATTTGTAtgttaattaattttaaaaatcatggtcaaaaacacttaaaatggaACTAAATTTAACATCTTAATTTGTAAAGCTCATAATTTTATACgtgcatttaatttttcctgTACGTTACCCATGCAGTGACACCGTCATAGAATACCTTGTCAATGTGACCACTGCTCCTGACTTCAGGCCTTGGGAGCTTTCTGACATCTCCCCTAGAATCAAGATAGACAAGGCTGTAGCCGACCAGAGCCCACAGACAGGTACAACCTTACACCTGCAGACTGTATAACAGCATGAAACGGTATAGAAGTTGCCATGATAACTGGCGTAAGTGTGATGCTCATGACAGGTGTTTCTCACACAGGTGTTCTTGAGAAGCTGCATGAAGCTGCATATAAGAACGCTCTGTCCAACTCACTGTACTGTCCAGACTTCATGGTGGGCAAGATTGGCGTTGATCACGTAAGTGACCGAAAGCTCATCTGTATGATTCAgtcttcttaaaggaacagttcacacaaaagtgaaaattctgtaatttactcgccctcaagttgttctgcTTGTAACCAAATCGTTTTTTGGCCACcagtgactaccatagtaattttttaaaatacatttctttgttctgatgaacacagaagatattttgaagaatgtaggacagcaaacagttctggggcacttttgactacaattgtcatttttgtggttataagcatttttccaaatatctttatctgtgttcatcagaacaaagacatttatacagattttgaactcgagggtgagtaaatgatgacagaatttttattttttgggtgaactgtcactttaagtgtCTGAATACATAATGAGACATAAGATGAGGTATATGTAAACACGTTCTCTTTCTGCTTTGAAACTGTAGCTGCAAAAGTTCTTTGTGAATCATTACACCAGTGCACGAATGGCTCTTGTTGGATTAGGTGAGTCTTTCATTTTGAATGCATATTTGTGCTCATAGGCTATGGTTGGGAACTGTGTCAATGGCGTTTGTTTTCATAAACAGTTTCCAGTGTGGACAGAACACCAGACTTTTCAAACAGATTACTTATGACTAACGCTAAATGAGCTAAGAACTGTTAttgtttatattgcatttagcattttaaatagttacagatttttttttatcagaATGTGCAATCAAAGTTGCATATGTTTTGTGGGAATAAgttgtattttgtaaaatagtttcaataaaattttaccttaccttttatttaataaatagttAGCAGTTATTGGATTGCATTTGTGCTGCcttgaaatcatttttttatagaaatttaaagtaacaaatgtatttaatatagctgcaagcagcaatatGGGGCCAAGGCTCCGCAAGCGCAGCGAGGAGCCTCAATGGAGCAAAAAAGAGACACACGGAAAATCCGTGATGAAAAAGGGACAGGTCGAGAAGAATAGGTGAAAACAAACTCAAAGCACACAATTTACACACAAGCACAGAACACACCCACAGTCGGATTCGAACCACTGACCCCAAAGACTCCATGCCAGTGACTTAGCGAGTCTCGCCACTGAGCCGACATCTCACAATCGGGGCTGCTGAGCAAAGCTATAAGAGGTGTAAGTAGCAATAGGTAACAATAACCAAAGTTGCAGCTGTGACAGCGCACAGCCACAAGAACAATATGTACGTGAAAAACGCAATCACAACGTACACTTCATATATACAAGCAACACACGTGCCTCTCGGGATTCGAATCCGCGACCTTGCAGTCTAGGGTGAGCGACTCATTTGACATAGTGCACTCTGCCTGCCAAGGACAGCTTTCAGAGCTTCAAGCATCGACATAGGCCAATCCCCGAAGGGGCTGAAATGAGACAGTCGAGCAAATGTAACAGAAATACAGTGTACAGGAGAAACAGACGTCAGAAGTGACAATGAAAGCAAGAATATAATTTTGTATAGTAATGCACAAAACGTTACATCCAGTCAGAATAGATCAATATGAGAAAGAGACAATGTCATAGGCACAGTCAACTTTGCAGAGGTATTTCTCAAAAATCGCCCCAGAAATCAAAAATCAGTTCGGCCATTTCTGTGCGCCTCGGTTCAAAGTTCATATGAGCGGAGCTTGGAATAAAATAGAACACTTTTGTCAAATGAACAgcgaaaaaatatgtttttcatatGCTTTACAATAAGTAAGGAACCGAATGTTAGAATATGACAAATTAGGCATCAATGGAATCGGCACGGACCAAGAGAAATAATGATCGTCAGAAAACGTATTTCAGACAAAGCGTTCAAGAGTTATAGGCAATTATATAAAAGCATTATATCTTATGAATGCTAGGTGGCGCTGTCTTGAAATTTCAAGGGCACGTTTGGGACAGTAATTCGGTGACTTTTGTGTCAAATTTGGTGGCGATATATCATACCATTCGAAAGACATCGCGGTTAAtaacacatttcaaaatgttggaCCAATCGTGACAGAATCGTAATCACTGATAATCGCTGTTCCCAAATTTGGCATGGACCCCCAGTCCAAGGTGTCGATGACACGTACCAAGTTTCGTATTGATGAATCAAAGATTGGATGAGTTACAGCCACCAATACATTTTTGGGAAAAAacgcaatactgtacttttcaagatggcCGCTACTGTAATGGGCGGAGTCTTAATGTAACACTTGGAATGCGATGGGCGTGAGGAGTGCATGACATGTGCCGAGTAGAATTACTGTGGATCGatgggttcaaaagttacagccgtttgaaaagtgcattttcgAACTGCTGGTGGCACTATAGAGTGAGTGCTAGAGACCCCATAATTGGTCACATGATTATTGAGGACCACCCCTATGAgtgtgccaaatttcataattttcctACGTACGGTTCATAGGGCTGCCATAGACTACCATTGGTTAAGAAGAATAATACCAACAGAAACAATAGTGGCCATAGCCCCTTCGGGGCTTGGCCCCTGAAAATATGTCACTATGAAGATGTGATTGTCTTTGTTTGTGAAGGGGTCAGTCATGATGTTCTTAAGAAGGTTGGAGAGCAGTTCTTAAGTGTCCATAAAGGAACCGGAGCAGCAGGGGCTAAAGCTGTATACCGTGGTGGTGAGTACATCAATGACATATGTTTGAGCTGAATGGAAATTCTTTGTGTGTAATAAAGGTACAATTTAATGCATATTTCTTtttagaaacaaaacacttttatagTGTGAGGAGCtgttaaaatatttagttttaagtagggatgcaccgaatctaacattcttggccgaagccgaagccgaacatgatgtgaaacacttggccgaaggccgaataataccgaacaccgaatatggtttttgcatttcttctatttattaagctattttttcactattgcacaaactgaatagtcaaaatttgcttttaaaaatttgtcttgcttttcaataaaatacaatacaacttaatataaaattgatcaaaacaaaatacactaaaacaaaacatttaatagcctatattaattaggcctataactgactgataaaagaatgtaatgtaagttactctgtacccctacaacaaaacagttcattaaaaagtgtcattccttattaggcctataaactaaaaatacaaataaactaaaactgttggattattataggctacgttgcaaaatgattttaagaaaaaaaaacatcgaacgcaagcaattctgaatgatgctgactgacaaccatatcagttcacgtctctcttccaaactccgcccacagaagctgactgttctctggtgcactcgtggccgggatgcacagaacatactttgacaagttgtttagtacagggaactgtgtgcgcgcgaccactgtatgatgtcaaaggatgtcgcgagcggcggggctactgtcagacagcccgctcccgtctgaagtacacaagttaccgaccggtaaagacgctttcattcggaaatttacttccgtgcggcaagtcccgtgctgtgtctttctctgacaccttaaaatgctccacacacacactgccaaaaagttttgcggcattaataaagcgcacgtctctctctctctctgcgctggttgctagttgatcatttctcgagtcatgttcggtaaaatttattcggccatttcacatattcggccgaataccgaacatgcgttttttgctattttcggccgaatatattcggtggccgaacattcggtgcatccctagttttaaGAAAAGCTAAAAGCCCCAAGTGACCTTGAGTTAGAGTGATTTTACACACACAGTGCCTAATGTTAAAATAACTAGAATGCAAttgcattaaaatgtttaagaaGGTATATTTAGTTGTACAAATCTATTTGTCAAAATCTGTGTTTCCTACACAACTTTCTATTTGCAGTTAGGGTGTTTTTTCCTAAATTCACATTACTGTAACaattacactgaacaaaattataaaagcaacagttctgtttttgcccccatttttcatgagctgaactcaaagatctaagactttttctatgtacacaaaaggcctatttctctcaaatatcgTTCACAAAtttgtctaaatctgtgttagtgagcacttctcctttgccgagataatccatccacctcacaggtgtggcatatcaagatgctgattagacagcatgattattgcacaggtgtgccttaggctggccacaataaaaggccactctaaaatgtgcacaatgccacagatgtcgcaaattttgagggagcgtgcaattTGCAgactgactgcaggaatgtccaccagagctgttgccccgtgaattgaatgttcatttctctaccataagccgtctccaaaggcgttccagagaatttggcagtacatccaaccggcctcgCACCGCAGACCacatgtaaccacaccagcccaggacctccacatccagcatcttcacctccaagatcgtttgagaccagccacccggacagctgctgcaacaatcggtttgcataaccaaagaatttctgcacaaactgtcagaaaccgtctcagggaagctcatctgcatgttCGTCGTCCTCATCcgggtctcgacctgactgcggTTCGTCGtcgtaaccgacttgagtgggcaaatgctcacatttgatggcgtctggcactttggagaggtgttctcttcacggatgaatcccggttttcactgtacagggcagatggcagacagcgtgtatggcgtcgtgtgggtgagccaTAACCCAAacccagccattgaagaggagtggaccaacattccacaggccacaatcaacaacctgatcaactctatgcaaaggagatgtgttgcactgcgtgaggcaaatggtggtcacaccagatactgactggtttttgGACCCCCGGatcccccaatacagtaaaactgcacattttagagtggccttttattgtggccagcctaaggcacacctgtgcaataatcatgctgtctaatcagcatcttgatatgccacacctgtgaggtggatagattatctcggcaaaggagaagtgctcactaacacagatttagacagatttgtgaacaatatttgagagaaatagaccttttgtgtacatagaaaaagtcttagatctttgagttcagctcatgaaaaatgggggcaaaaacaaaagtgttgcgttgtgttgcttaaaatgtATACCGAATAAATTGTGACATGGACattttgtttgatcatttagtattcatttaaatattaaagcgCTGTGGTTTGTTTACAGGTGAGCTGCGCACACAGAGTGGTGGAGCTCTGGTTCATGCGTTGGTGGTGTGTGAAGGGGCAGTAACAGGCTCAGCAGAGGCCAATGCCTTCAGCGTGTTGCAGAGGGTTCTGGGAGCTGGACCGCATGTTAAGAGAGGATCTAACATTACCAGCAAACTCAGCCAGGGCATCGCCAAGGCTACCACTCAGCCGTTTGATGTAAGTTTACCTGTTCTCATTCTTTCATGAGGTACAGATGGATTGTTTTGACTTTACAATGGATTTGATGGTTTTTACTTATGTTCTTAACAGGCCACAGCTTTCAATGCTACTTATTCTGACTCGGGACTCTTTGGAGTATATACCATCTCACAAGCAcactctgccaaagaggtgagTGTCATGACCAGGACATACGGCAGCATCAGCCAaacaatgaaaatgtcatgttgGTTCAAAACTGTAtggaagagaaaaagagaaataatGTAATAGTTTACGTTGACCACATCTGTCACAGAATGGTGAAAATAATTGTAGCCAATGTATAtaggagaaaaaaatcattatggGATTTCCCCCCCTACTTCCAATggattgatttttttatatataaaaaagacatatattatttataagatATATTTCTTATACGATAGCAAAAGGAGTCTTCAATTCAGTTGAtttattttcacttctttgctattatttatttaccaagggtgccaatatttTGGCCATGACAATATATTTATGCTTATTGTCCATGGTGTAAACAggtttttttaatgacattttctgtcattaataaattacggttaaatgccgccacatccgaaacCCAGAGGGCACTCACGCGCAGAAACTCCGAATATGGGGCAAAGAAGAAGTATAATTTTCACACGTAAGCCCTGTCCCAAAAGGCGCACTTCATGTGAACTTGCGGtttcgtggacttaaattgcgcgtgctCACCAAGTCTACATCCCATTTGTCTTCAATGAAGCCCGCATCTTTTGAGCCTCTGCTGAAGttacctacccaggaatccttgcgaacgaCCAATCACAGAAcagatgggaggagtgtcgtggatgtcagatatacgtaaacatgacatattttttttatgaatgattTAAAATTGTTTCTTATTCAcgttattgcttatt
Proteins encoded in this region:
- the LOC130561985 gene encoding cytochrome b-c1 complex subunit 2, mitochondrial, producing the protein MTGFRGFTHLSRRCYAAAARRNESLSEPLATRKPATPAVFPAQDVQVSKLPSGLLVASQENYAPVSKIGVFVKAGSRYETTDNLGVTHVLRLAANLTTKGASSFKICQGLEAVGAGLSVTSSREHMVYSLDFLRDDFDTVIEYLVNVTTAPDFRPWELSDISPRIKIDKAVADQSPQTGVLEKLHEAAYKNALSNSLYCPDFMVGKIGVDHLQKFFVNHYTSARMALVGLGVSHDVLKKVGEQFLSVHKGTGAAGAKAVYRGGELRTQSGGALVHALVVCEGAVTGSAEANAFSVLQRVLGAGPHVKRGSNITSKLSQGIAKATTQPFDATAFNATYSDSGLFGVYTISQAHSAKEVINAAVAQVTAIAEGRLTADDLTSAKNQLLADYLMSLETSEGWLEEVGVQVLSSGSYSSPLSVTQSINSVTSNDVIKAAKKFVESKKTMSSYGHLANTPFLDEL